The proteins below come from a single Eucalyptus grandis isolate ANBG69807.140 chromosome 3, ASM1654582v1, whole genome shotgun sequence genomic window:
- the LOC104414900 gene encoding LOW QUALITY PROTEIN: uncharacterized protein LOC104414900 (The sequence of the model RefSeq protein was modified relative to this genomic sequence to represent the inferred CDS: inserted 6 bases in 5 codons) produces MVMTIINKILTILMQLMWKVVRPEDLELGDHVYRYGWFGLGKKQELHLAGIGRNERNQLALPLVGVGGVGLYQMREKGANLPPPPLHQWGLHRPSSAVNWRFGGLSALVLVGMLVVWSVDGCTVSGLLDAWRVKQDYGSVKVQASDSDLAFDPIKIRPWFCGRVSQKEEKNVVDEVVQDWVSSQLEPNFSNLLARWLAPGGEPCRDSRTEEIAIPGIDGKGLIELSAGPVHEFSFGALDGAGNSRCLGGDYFETDLSGXSWKSRPLVKDFSNGSYTVSLQVHPDFXGDYNLTIILLYRHFEGLRFSPGRFVFDRELRKVSIRFYKSKAKLPELHLCGKSDFSKDVWFGRWTRHGKNDDCQISNDGRYRCLPPDYKCQSPWCDGSLGXLESNGWXYSAHCSFKIFSPDAAWNCLKGRWIFFWGDSNHVDTIRNMLNFILDLPQIQSVPRRFDMNFSNPKHPSQSVRITSIFNGHWNGTQNYEGLNSLKDEGFRRLLKKYFSEDTVPDTIIMNSGLHDGVKWTNVRAFSGGAQYASXFLGRGDGGVRQRGLAVPRIFYRTTVATGGYARALAFNPNKMDAYNGVVIDKFRQAGLVSGVIDNFDLTYPWHFDNRCNDGVHYGRAPAKMKWRDGEIGHQYFVDLMLAHVLLNALCSK; encoded by the exons ATGGTGATGACGATCATCAACAAGATATTGACGATATTGATGCAGTTGATGTGGAAAGTGGTGAGACCTGAGGATCTCGAACTTGGGGATCACGTTTATAGATACGGATG GTTCGGTCTCGGCAAGAAGCAGGAGCTCCACCTTGCGGGCATTGGGAGGAACGAGAGGAATCAA CTGGCTCTGCCTCTGGTGGGGGTAGGCGGAGTTGGTCTTTACCAGATGCGGGAAAAGGGAGCGaacttgccgccgccgccgcttcaTCAATGGGGGCTTCACCGGCCGAGCTCGGCGGTGAACTGGCGGTTCGGGGGGCTGAGCGCCTTGGTCTTGGTGGGCATGCTGGTGGTCTGGAGCGTAGATGGGTGCACGGTAAGCGGCCTTCTTGACGCATGGAGGGTCAAGCAAGATTACGGGTCCGTAAAGGTCCAAGCTTCTGATTCCGATCTAGCGTTTGACCCCATCAAAATCAGACC GTGGTTTTGTGGAAGAGTCTCccagaaggaggagaagaatgtGGTGGATGAAGTTGTTCAAGATTGGGTTTCGTCCCAGTTAGAGCCCAACTTCTCCAACCTCCTCGCGAGGTGGCTGGCTCCCGGAGGCGAGCCCTGCAGGGACTCCAGGACGGAGGAGATTGCCATTCCCGGGATAGATGGTAAGGGTTTGATCGAATTGTCAGCCGGGCCTGTTCACGAGTTCAGTTTCGGTGCGTTGGATGGAGCCGGGAATTCGCGGTGTCTGGGCGGTGATTACTTTGAGACCGATCTTTCCG AGTCTTGGAAGTCGAGGCCCCTGGTGAAGGATTTCAGTAATGGATCTTATACGGTCTCACTTCAGGTTCATCCGGATT GTGGGGACTACAATCTGACAATCATCCTGCTGTATAGGCACTTTGAAGGGCTCAGGTTCTCACCTGGTCGGTTCGTGTTCGATCGGGAGCTTAGAAAGGTCTCAATAAGGTTCTACAAGAGCAAGGCAAAACTGCCGGAGCTGCATCTTTGCGGGAAATCTGATTTCAGTAAGGATGTTTGGTTTGGCCGCTGGACCCGGCATGGCAAGAACGACGATTGCCAAATCAGCAACGATGGACGTTACCGGTGCCTTCCGCCCGATTACAAGTGCCAGAGCCCGTGGTGCGATGGCTCATTAG CTTTGGAGAGTAATGGTT GATATTCGGCACACTGTTCGTTCAAGATATTTTCACCTGATGCTGCCTGGAATTGCCTGAAGGGCAGGTGGATCTTCTTCTGGGGCGATTCAAATCACGTCGACACGATTAGAAACATGCTCAATTTCATCTTGGATTTGCCCCAAATTCAATCAGTCCCTCGGAGATTCGACATGAACTTCTCAAACCCGAAACACCCTTCTCAATCTGTCCGGATCACAAGCATCTTTAATGGCCATTGGAACGGGACACAGAATTATGAGGGTCTCAACTCGCTGAAAGATGAAGGGTTTCGCAGGTTGTTGAAGAAGTACTTCTCAGAAGACACGGTACCAGACACTATAATCATGAACTCGGGCTTGCACGACGGTGTCAAGTGGACCAATGTAAGGGCATTCTCAGGCGGAGCACAATACGCCTC CTTTCTGGGCAGAGGTGATGGAGGGGTGAGGCAGAGGGGCTTGGCGGTACCAAGGATTTTCTATCGGACCACAGTGGCTACTGGTGGCTATGCCCGAGCGCTCGCATTCAATCCTAACAAGATGGATGCCTACAATGGGGTGGTGATTGATAAGTTCAGACAAGCCGGGTTGGTATCCGGCGTGATCGATAACTTTGACCTAACCTACCCGTGGCACTTTGATAACCGGTGCAACGACGGGGTCCACTATGGCCGTGCCCCAGCAAAGATGAAGTGGAGGGATGGGGAAATCGGGCACCAGTACTTTGTGGATTTAATGTTAGCTCATGTGCTGCTCAACGCGCTATGTTCGAAATAg